One Solanum pennellii chromosome 10, SPENNV200 genomic region harbors:
- the LOC107002729 gene encoding pentatricopeptide repeat-containing protein At4g22760 isoform X2: MHCQFREAVNLYGELQRCGLSPSTFAVSSALKACARILYRSGGISIHAQVYKYGFCNVVYVQTALVDFYSKVGNMDFARSIFDDEMVEKNIISWNSVLGGYVKSGDLTMAQSVFDEMPEKDVISWNSMVSGYARMGNIERANALFRQMPERSSASWNAMISGYIECGKIELAHSFFEAMDKKNNVSYIILISGYSKNGDVESAEELFGKLRKKDQVVYNAMIACYAQNSRAKEALQLFNEMLRLDLQPDEMTLASAISACSQLGDLKFGSWIESFIHETGIQMDDFLATSLVDLYAKCGSIDKAHKLFHGLKKKDLVAYTAMILGCGINGRANDAIKLFDEMMNAEINPNIVTITGILTAYSHIGMVEEAYRCFISLQKYGLSPSVDHYAIVVDLLSRAGRLEEAHGLIKSMSIQPHAGVWGALLLGCSLHNNLELGEIAATRCIELEPDSSGYLSLLANIYASSGRWDDAERLRKGVEEKGYNKLPGCSWMEEVKA; this comes from the exons AT GCATTGTCAGTTCAGGGAGGCTGTTAATTTATATGGAGAACTGCAGAGATGTGGACTTAGTCCGAGTACGTTTGCTGTATCGTCTGCTTTAAAGGCTTGTGCAAGGATTTTGTATAGGTCTGGTGGGATATCGATTCATGCACAAGTTTATAAGTATGGTTTTTGTAATGTTGTTTATGTGCAGACAGCTCTAGTAGATTTTTACTCGAAAGTAGGTAATATGGATTTTGCCCGGAGTATCTTTGATGATGAGATGGTTGAGAAAAATATCATATCGTGGAATTCAGTGTTAGGTGGATATGTCAAATCTGGTGACTTAACAATGGCACAAAGTGTTTTTGATGAGATGCCGGAGAAGGATGTTATTTCGTGGAACTCCATGGTGTCTGGGTATGCGAGGATGGGGAATATAGAGCGGGCAAATGCATTGTTTAGACAGATGCCGGAGAGAAGTTCTGCCTCTTGGAATGCAATGATTAGCGGATATATAGAGTGTGGGAAGATAGAGTTAGCACACAGTTTCTTTGAGGCAATGGACAAAAAGAATAATGTTTCATATATCATATTGATTTCGGGATACTCAAAAAATGGAGATGTTGAATCTGCTGAGGAACTCTTTGGAAAATTACGCAAGAAAGATCAAGTAGTATATAATGCCATGATAGCTTGTTATGCTCAAAACAGCCGGGCAAAAGAGGCTCTGCAGCTGTTCAATGAAATGCTTCGATTAGATTTGCAACCTGATGAAATGACTTTGGCAAGTGCTATTTCTGCTTGTTCTCAGCTGGGAGATCTAAAGTTTGGTTCTTGGATTGAGTCGTTCATTCATGAAACTGGAATTCAAATGGATGACTTCTTGGCCACTAGTTTGGTCGACCTTTATGCAAAATGTGGAAGTATTGATAAAGCTCACAAGCTGTTCCACGgcttgaaaaagaaagatttggTAGCATATACTGCCATGATACTGGGATGTGGAATAAATGGTAGGGCTAATGATGCCATCAAGTTGTTTGATGAGATGATGAATGCTGAAATTAACCCAAACATAGTCACAATCACAGGGATATTGACTGCCTACAGTCACATTGGAATGGTAGAAGAAGCATACCGTTGTTTTATTTCCTTACAGAAGTATGGTCTTTCTCCCTCAGTTGACCATTACGCTATAGTAGTTGACCTTTTGAGTAGGGCAGGGCGGttagaagaagcacatgggttGATTAAAAGCATGTCAATACAGCCTCATGCTGGTGTGTGGGGTGCATTGCTTCTTGGTTGCAGTTTGCATAACAATTTAGAGCTTGGAGAGATTGCAGCGACACGTTGTATAGAGTTGGAACCTGACAGTTCTGGATATCTTTCTCTTCTTGCAAATATTTATGCTTCTTCGGGAAGGTGGGATGATGCTGAGAGGTTGAGAAAAGGTGTTGAAGAAAAGGGATACAACAAATTGCCTGGTTGCAGTTGGATGGAAGAAGTAAAAGCTTAG
- the LOC107032083 gene encoding G-type lectin S-receptor-like serine/threonine-protein kinase At4g27290 isoform X2 — protein MKLGRNLVTGMDWYMSSWKSPDDPGIGEFVDRMDVQGYPQLFVWKDSSIAFSSGPWNGLAFSGSPSLQPNTYFTFGFVLNQEEVYYRYDLKNGSMLTRVVLTPGGLINHYTWIDRTQSWFLYLTAQFDNCDRFALCGPYARCVINNSPPCDCLRGFVPKYPQEWDAADWSSGCVRRTPLACQQDGFRKFTGIKVPDTRKSWFNESIGLEECRKLCLADCNCTAYSNMDVRDGGSGCLLWSGDLIDIRELSPNQQDLFVRVAASEVDQDKKRKKKKSRLTAIVSAVAATCILSLLAWCALFHRRKRTKGREVGADDMELPLFDLVTVANATKNFSSANIIGEGGFGPVYKGKVRNGPEIAVKRLSEYSGQGLQELKNELILISKLQHRNLVKLLGCCLEGEERMLIYEYMPNNSLDYFIFDPNRKESLSWSNRYEIAMGISRGLLYLHQDSRLRIIHRDLKASNILLDTDLNPRISDFGLAKIFGADQMEGKTRRVIGTYGYMSPEYAVDGKYSVKSDVFSLGVLLLEIVSGRKNRKFHHLSHHHNLLGHAWLLLNEGNALELMDECLKDSYVESQVLRCIQVSLLCVQKLPEDRPTMASVVFWLSNDGVELPQPKQPGFFIERDSTNQSNESTDERCVTDNELSLTILEAR, from the exons ATGAAGCTCGGGCGGAACTTGGTAACAGGCATGGATTGGTACATGTCGTCGTGGAAGAGTCCTGATGATCCTGGAATAGGTGAATTTGTTGACAGGATGGATGTTCAGGGGTATCCACAGTTATTTGTATGGAAAGATTCATCAATAGCATTTAGTTCAGGTCCCTGGAATGGTTTAGCATTTAGTGGGAGTCCTAGTTTGCAACCGAATACGTATTTTACGTTCGGTTTTGTACTGAATCAGGAGGAAGTATATTACAGATATGATCTTAAGAATGGATCAATGCTCACCAGGGTGGTACTAACCCCTGGAGGATTGATAAATCACTATACCTGGATCGATCGTACGCAGAGTTGGTTCCTTTATTTGACAGCACAGTTTGATAACTGTGATCGTTTCGCGTTGTGTGGTCCTTATGCAAGATGTGTTATTAACAACTCGCCCCCGTGTGACTGTCTGAGGGGTTTCGTGCCTAAGTATCCACAGGAATGGGATGCAGCTGACTGGTCTAGTGGATGTGTTAGGAGGACTCCGTTGGCGTGTCAGCAAGATGGATTTAGGAAGTTTACAGGGATTAAAGTGCCTGATACGCGGAAATCATGGTTTAATGAGAGCATTGGACTTGAGGAATGCAGAAAGTTGTGCTTGGCTGATTGTAATTGTACAGCCTACTCAAATATGGATGTTCGAGATGGTGGAAGTGGATGCTTACTCTGGTCCGGAGACCTCATCGATATCAGAGAACTTAGTCCAAATCAGCAGGACCTGTTTGTAAGAGTGGCTGCTTCAGAAGTAG ATCAAGACAAGAAACGAAAGAAAAAGAAGTCAAGGCTGACTGCAATCGTATCAGCAGTAGCCGCGACTTGTATCCTCAGCCTTCTAGCTTGGTGTGCATTATTCCACAGAAGAAAAAGGACTAAAG GTAGGGAAGTTGGAGCAGACGATATGGAGTTACCATTGTTCGATTTAGTTACTGTTGCTAACGCCACTAAGAACTTCTCTTCTGCTAATATTATTGGAGAAGGTGGCTTTGGGCCTGTTTATAAG GGGAAAGTACGAAATGGACCTGAGATAGCGGTGAAGAGGCTCTCGGAATACTCAGGACAAGGTCTTCAAGAGTTGAAAAATGAACTGATACTGATATCCAAACTACAACACAGGAATCTTGTCAAGCTTTTAGGTTGTTGCCTTGAAGGAGAAGAGAGGATGCTGATATATGAGTATATGCCAAACAATAGCTTGGACTATTTCATTTTTG ATCCAAACAGAAAAGAATCACTTTCTTGGAGCAATCGTTATGAAATCGCGATGGGAATATCTCGAGGCCTTCTCTATCTGCATCAGGATTCGAGATTAAGAATTATACACAGGGACCTGAAGGCCAGCAACATATTGTTGGATACTGACTTGAATCCAAGGATTTCTGACTTTGGTCTAGCTAAAATATTTGGCGCGGACCAAATGGAAGGTAAAACAAGGAGAGTAATCGGAACATA CGGATACATGTCTCCGGAGTATGCTGTCGATGGGAAATATTCAGTGAAATCTGATGTCTTCAGCCTTGGCGTGCTTTTACTCGAAATTGTCAGTGGTAGAAAGAACAGGAAGTTTCATCATTTGAGTCATCATCATAATCTTTTGGGACAT GCATGGTTACTATTGAATGAAGGCAATGCATTGGAACTAATGGATGAATGTTTAAAAGACTCATATGTTGAATCACAAGTGTTGAGATGTATTCAAGTAAGTTTATTGTGTGTACAAAAACTCCCAGAAGATAGACCTACAATGGCATCAGTAGTTTTCTGGTTAAGCAATGATGGTGTGGAATTGCCTCAACCAAAGCAGCCTGGTTTCTTCATAGAGAGGGATTCAACTAATCAATCAAATGAATCAACTGATGAAAGATGTGTTACTGACAATGAACTTTCACTAACAATTCTTGAGGCAAGATAG
- the LOC107032608 gene encoding caltractin-like, protein MTGYNDFPSTICFTGELHDEDDRLLESILPAFLFSTISFVTERTTFILALTFIEVQLNHISRNKGQKLFFSIGSNFKFDIKEAVIAEVKEFLTPPPAMISCMDAVDYEDPFGFEDYFPSMIDTLGVERFMEELCNGFSMLMDVSIGLITFESLKRNTILMGLSELKDEELLCMLIEGDLDGDGALNQMEFCSLMFRLSPGLVEL, encoded by the exons ATGACTGGTTACAATGACTTCCCTTCCACCATTTGCTTCACCGGGGAATTACATGATGAAGATGACCGTTTATTGGAG TCTATTTTGCCagcttttcttttttctaccaTCTCTTTCGTCACAGAAAGGACTACTTTTATATTGGCTCTTACATTTATCGAGGTTCAATTAAATCACATATCACGCAATAagggccaaaaattatttttttcgatcggttcaaatttcaagtttgatATAAAGGAAGCTGTTATTGCAGAGGTAAAAG AATTTCTAACTCCACCACCAGCTATGATCTCGTGCATGGACGCGGTTGATTATGAGGACCCTTTTGGTTTTGAAGATTATTTTCCTTCAATGATTGACACATTGGGGGTTGAAAGATTCATGGAAGAACTATGCAATGGTTTTTCCATGCTAATGGATGTAAGTATAGGGCTCATCACATTTGAAAGCTTGAAAAGGAACACAATCTTGATGGGATTAAGTGAATTGAAAGATGAAGAACTTCTTTGCATGTTGATTGAAGGAGATTTGGATGGAGATGGAGCTCTCAATCAAATGGAGTTTTGTTCACTCATGTTTAGATTAAGTCCTGGATTAGTCGAGTTATGA
- the LOC107032083 gene encoding G-type lectin S-receptor-like serine/threonine-protein kinase At4g27290 isoform X1, with the protein MKFLAFLFIYFNFFSIVLALDTITIDKPIKDGDTIVSSGGVYELGFFRPGNSTNRYVGIWYKKISTGTVVWVANRNNPMSDSSGVLMINPDGMLVLVDSTNVTIWSTNSSTILKNPIVRLLDSGNLVIREENENRPEFFAWQSFDYPGDTLLPGMKLGRNLVTGMDWYMSSWKSPDDPGIGEFVDRMDVQGYPQLFVWKDSSIAFSSGPWNGLAFSGSPSLQPNTYFTFGFVLNQEEVYYRYDLKNGSMLTRVVLTPGGLINHYTWIDRTQSWFLYLTAQFDNCDRFALCGPYARCVINNSPPCDCLRGFVPKYPQEWDAADWSSGCVRRTPLACQQDGFRKFTGIKVPDTRKSWFNESIGLEECRKLCLADCNCTAYSNMDVRDGGSGCLLWSGDLIDIRELSPNQQDLFVRVAASEVDQDKKRKKKKSRLTAIVSAVAATCILSLLAWCALFHRRKRTKGREVGADDMELPLFDLVTVANATKNFSSANIIGEGGFGPVYKGKVRNGPEIAVKRLSEYSGQGLQELKNELILISKLQHRNLVKLLGCCLEGEERMLIYEYMPNNSLDYFIFDPNRKESLSWSNRYEIAMGISRGLLYLHQDSRLRIIHRDLKASNILLDTDLNPRISDFGLAKIFGADQMEGKTRRVIGTYGYMSPEYAVDGKYSVKSDVFSLGVLLLEIVSGRKNRKFHHLSHHHNLLGHAWLLLNEGNALELMDECLKDSYVESQVLRCIQVSLLCVQKLPEDRPTMASVVFWLSNDGVELPQPKQPGFFIERDSTNQSNESTDERCVTDNELSLTILEAR; encoded by the exons aTGAAATTTCTAgcttttttattcatttacttcaattttttttcaattgtactAGCATTAGACACCATAACTATTGATAAACCAATTAAAGATGGTGACACAATTGTTTCATCAGGTGGTGTTTATGAACTTGGATTTTTCAGGCCTGGAAATTCGACGAATCGATATGTTGGTATATGgtacaaaaaaatatcaactGGAACTGTGGTTTGGGTTGCTAATAGAAATAATCCGATGAGTGATAGTTCAGGTGTGTTGATGATCAATCCTGATGGAATGTTAGTACTTGTTGATAGTACTAACGTGACGATTTGGTCAACGAATTCATCAACGATCTTGAAGAATCCAATAGTAAGATTGTTGGATTCAG GTAATCTTGTCATCAGGGAAGAAAATGAAAACAGGCCTGAGTTTTTCGCCTGGCAGAGTTTCGATTATCCAGGGGATACTCTGTTACCTGGAATGAAGCTCGGGCGGAACTTGGTAACAGGCATGGATTGGTACATGTCGTCGTGGAAGAGTCCTGATGATCCTGGAATAGGTGAATTTGTTGACAGGATGGATGTTCAGGGGTATCCACAGTTATTTGTATGGAAAGATTCATCAATAGCATTTAGTTCAGGTCCCTGGAATGGTTTAGCATTTAGTGGGAGTCCTAGTTTGCAACCGAATACGTATTTTACGTTCGGTTTTGTACTGAATCAGGAGGAAGTATATTACAGATATGATCTTAAGAATGGATCAATGCTCACCAGGGTGGTACTAACCCCTGGAGGATTGATAAATCACTATACCTGGATCGATCGTACGCAGAGTTGGTTCCTTTATTTGACAGCACAGTTTGATAACTGTGATCGTTTCGCGTTGTGTGGTCCTTATGCAAGATGTGTTATTAACAACTCGCCCCCGTGTGACTGTCTGAGGGGTTTCGTGCCTAAGTATCCACAGGAATGGGATGCAGCTGACTGGTCTAGTGGATGTGTTAGGAGGACTCCGTTGGCGTGTCAGCAAGATGGATTTAGGAAGTTTACAGGGATTAAAGTGCCTGATACGCGGAAATCATGGTTTAATGAGAGCATTGGACTTGAGGAATGCAGAAAGTTGTGCTTGGCTGATTGTAATTGTACAGCCTACTCAAATATGGATGTTCGAGATGGTGGAAGTGGATGCTTACTCTGGTCCGGAGACCTCATCGATATCAGAGAACTTAGTCCAAATCAGCAGGACCTGTTTGTAAGAGTGGCTGCTTCAGAAGTAG ATCAAGACAAGAAACGAAAGAAAAAGAAGTCAAGGCTGACTGCAATCGTATCAGCAGTAGCCGCGACTTGTATCCTCAGCCTTCTAGCTTGGTGTGCATTATTCCACAGAAGAAAAAGGACTAAAG GTAGGGAAGTTGGAGCAGACGATATGGAGTTACCATTGTTCGATTTAGTTACTGTTGCTAACGCCACTAAGAACTTCTCTTCTGCTAATATTATTGGAGAAGGTGGCTTTGGGCCTGTTTATAAG GGGAAAGTACGAAATGGACCTGAGATAGCGGTGAAGAGGCTCTCGGAATACTCAGGACAAGGTCTTCAAGAGTTGAAAAATGAACTGATACTGATATCCAAACTACAACACAGGAATCTTGTCAAGCTTTTAGGTTGTTGCCTTGAAGGAGAAGAGAGGATGCTGATATATGAGTATATGCCAAACAATAGCTTGGACTATTTCATTTTTG ATCCAAACAGAAAAGAATCACTTTCTTGGAGCAATCGTTATGAAATCGCGATGGGAATATCTCGAGGCCTTCTCTATCTGCATCAGGATTCGAGATTAAGAATTATACACAGGGACCTGAAGGCCAGCAACATATTGTTGGATACTGACTTGAATCCAAGGATTTCTGACTTTGGTCTAGCTAAAATATTTGGCGCGGACCAAATGGAAGGTAAAACAAGGAGAGTAATCGGAACATA CGGATACATGTCTCCGGAGTATGCTGTCGATGGGAAATATTCAGTGAAATCTGATGTCTTCAGCCTTGGCGTGCTTTTACTCGAAATTGTCAGTGGTAGAAAGAACAGGAAGTTTCATCATTTGAGTCATCATCATAATCTTTTGGGACAT GCATGGTTACTATTGAATGAAGGCAATGCATTGGAACTAATGGATGAATGTTTAAAAGACTCATATGTTGAATCACAAGTGTTGAGATGTATTCAAGTAAGTTTATTGTGTGTACAAAAACTCCCAGAAGATAGACCTACAATGGCATCAGTAGTTTTCTGGTTAAGCAATGATGGTGTGGAATTGCCTCAACCAAAGCAGCCTGGTTTCTTCATAGAGAGGGATTCAACTAATCAATCAAATGAATCAACTGATGAAAGATGTGTTACTGACAATGAACTTTCACTAACAATTCTTGAGGCAAGATAG
- the LOC107002729 gene encoding pentatricopeptide repeat-containing protein At4g22760 isoform X1 yields the protein MLASKVAILLAKRMKINQTKQIHAAILVNGLFDLESLLVQQIINSASSCSYYTSHYIKLVLSHVQNFDVFSVASTIRFYSRHCQFREAVNLYGELQRCGLSPSTFAVSSALKACARILYRSGGISIHAQVYKYGFCNVVYVQTALVDFYSKVGNMDFARSIFDDEMVEKNIISWNSVLGGYVKSGDLTMAQSVFDEMPEKDVISWNSMVSGYARMGNIERANALFRQMPERSSASWNAMISGYIECGKIELAHSFFEAMDKKNNVSYIILISGYSKNGDVESAEELFGKLRKKDQVVYNAMIACYAQNSRAKEALQLFNEMLRLDLQPDEMTLASAISACSQLGDLKFGSWIESFIHETGIQMDDFLATSLVDLYAKCGSIDKAHKLFHGLKKKDLVAYTAMILGCGINGRANDAIKLFDEMMNAEINPNIVTITGILTAYSHIGMVEEAYRCFISLQKYGLSPSVDHYAIVVDLLSRAGRLEEAHGLIKSMSIQPHAGVWGALLLGCSLHNNLELGEIAATRCIELEPDSSGYLSLLANIYASSGRWDDAERLRKGVEEKGYNKLPGCSWMEEVKA from the coding sequence ATGTTGGCGTCTAAAGTTGCTATATTGTTGGCTAAGCGTATgaaaatcaatcaaacaaaGCAAATTCATGCTGCTATACTTGTTAATGGTCTTTTTGATCTTGAGTCCTTGCTAGTTCAGCAGATAATCAACTCTGCAAGTAGTTGCTCTTATTATACCTCACACTATATTAAACTAGTCCTCAGTCATGTGCAAAATTTTGATGTGTTCTCGGTGGCGTCTACCATTCGATTCTATTCTAGGCATTGTCAGTTCAGGGAGGCTGTTAATTTATATGGAGAACTGCAGAGATGTGGACTTAGTCCGAGTACGTTTGCTGTATCGTCTGCTTTAAAGGCTTGTGCAAGGATTTTGTATAGGTCTGGTGGGATATCGATTCATGCACAAGTTTATAAGTATGGTTTTTGTAATGTTGTTTATGTGCAGACAGCTCTAGTAGATTTTTACTCGAAAGTAGGTAATATGGATTTTGCCCGGAGTATCTTTGATGATGAGATGGTTGAGAAAAATATCATATCGTGGAATTCAGTGTTAGGTGGATATGTCAAATCTGGTGACTTAACAATGGCACAAAGTGTTTTTGATGAGATGCCGGAGAAGGATGTTATTTCGTGGAACTCCATGGTGTCTGGGTATGCGAGGATGGGGAATATAGAGCGGGCAAATGCATTGTTTAGACAGATGCCGGAGAGAAGTTCTGCCTCTTGGAATGCAATGATTAGCGGATATATAGAGTGTGGGAAGATAGAGTTAGCACACAGTTTCTTTGAGGCAATGGACAAAAAGAATAATGTTTCATATATCATATTGATTTCGGGATACTCAAAAAATGGAGATGTTGAATCTGCTGAGGAACTCTTTGGAAAATTACGCAAGAAAGATCAAGTAGTATATAATGCCATGATAGCTTGTTATGCTCAAAACAGCCGGGCAAAAGAGGCTCTGCAGCTGTTCAATGAAATGCTTCGATTAGATTTGCAACCTGATGAAATGACTTTGGCAAGTGCTATTTCTGCTTGTTCTCAGCTGGGAGATCTAAAGTTTGGTTCTTGGATTGAGTCGTTCATTCATGAAACTGGAATTCAAATGGATGACTTCTTGGCCACTAGTTTGGTCGACCTTTATGCAAAATGTGGAAGTATTGATAAAGCTCACAAGCTGTTCCACGgcttgaaaaagaaagatttggTAGCATATACTGCCATGATACTGGGATGTGGAATAAATGGTAGGGCTAATGATGCCATCAAGTTGTTTGATGAGATGATGAATGCTGAAATTAACCCAAACATAGTCACAATCACAGGGATATTGACTGCCTACAGTCACATTGGAATGGTAGAAGAAGCATACCGTTGTTTTATTTCCTTACAGAAGTATGGTCTTTCTCCCTCAGTTGACCATTACGCTATAGTAGTTGACCTTTTGAGTAGGGCAGGGCGGttagaagaagcacatgggttGATTAAAAGCATGTCAATACAGCCTCATGCTGGTGTGTGGGGTGCATTGCTTCTTGGTTGCAGTTTGCATAACAATTTAGAGCTTGGAGAGATTGCAGCGACACGTTGTATAGAGTTGGAACCTGACAGTTCTGGATATCTTTCTCTTCTTGCAAATATTTATGCTTCTTCGGGAAGGTGGGATGATGCTGAGAGGTTGAGAAAAGGTGTTGAAGAAAAGGGATACAACAAATTGCCTGGTTGCAGTTGGATGGAAGAAGTAAAAGCTTAG
- the LOC107032082 gene encoding G-type lectin S-receptor-like serine/threonine-protein kinase At4g27290: MNKILLFLFTILSLFQKIESQSDTLTTSQILKDGETIISSDGTFELGFFSAGKNSSSTNRYIGIWYKKISALTPIWVANRQIPVKGISGILKIVEPGYLVLINNVTNDTIWSTNFSSISVKNPVAKLLDTGNFVIKDANDDDDLLLWQSFDYPSDTLLASMKLGRDLVTGLERYLRSWKSDDDPAPGDYTYHCDPTGYPQDLMRKGPNVVYRAGPWNGLRWSGAPNMVNNSVTSFGLVMNDQEIYYKYELVNKSLLTTLVLTPNGNAMRMIWIDKREGWVNYHSADADHCDTYKLCGAYGTCTMFSDPVCRCLDKFVPKHPDDWNRADWSSGCVRNHPLNCSEDGFIKYTGVKLPDTRYSWFNETMTLDECKLVCLRNCSCMGYTSLDIRNGGSGCLLWIGELVDLRQLSESGQDIYIRMAASEISPIDGSSRKTSIILAIALPLSIAAVLLVIGVCLILRRQKKRAETMLIEKRKLDDSNNKDKNNQIRHEALELPLFDLSTIMEATDNFSLENKIGAGGFGKVFKGVLEGGQEVAVKRLSETSRQGNDEFKNEVSCIAELQHRNLVKLLGCCIEEEEKILVYEYMPNKSLDLFIFDQRRSTLLDWPKRFNIINGIARGLMYLHQDSRLRIIHRDLKASNVLLDFEMNPKISDFGMARSFGGNETGDNTNRVVGTYGYMSPEYAVDGIFSVKSDVFSFGVLILEIVSGKKNRRFIHPDHNLNLIGHAWMLHREGRSSEIVDPNLVESCHTSELQRSIHVGLLCVQRSPEDRPNMSSVVLMLTNEGILPQPKAPGFFTERNIDDATGYSWSDQTPCSVNDVTITLLDAR; encoded by the exons atgaacaaaattttgttgtttctctttACAATTTTATCCCTATTCCAAAAAATTGAGTCTCAAAGTGATACATTAACAACTTCACAAATTCTCAAAGATGGTGAAACAATAATTTCATCAGATGGAACATTTGAATTGGGTTTTTTTTCTGCAGGCAAAAATAGTTCATCAACAAATCGTTATATTGGGATTTGGTACAAAAAGATTTCAGCTTTAACACCAATTTGGGTTGCAAATAGACAAATTCCAGTGAAGGGTATTTCTGGAATCTTGAAAATTGTTGAACCAGGTTATCttgttttgattaataatgttACTAATGACACTATTTGGAGTACTAATTTTTCATCAATTAGTGTGAAAAATCCAGTTGCTAAGTTGTTGGATACAGGGAATTTTGTGATTAAAGATgcaaatgatgatgatgatttgtTGTTGTGGCAGAGTTTTGATTATCCTAGTGATACTTTGTTAGCAAGTATGAAACTTGGAAGAGATTTAGTGACTGGGTTGGAAAG GTATCTTCGGTCATGGAAAAGTGATGATGATCCTGCTCCCGGGGATTATACATATCATTGTGATCCTACAGGTTATCCACAGGACCTTATGAGAAAAGGTCCTAATGTAGTTTATAGAGCCGGGCCATGGAATGGTCTTAGATGGAGTGGAGCACCAAACATGGTCAACAACTCGGTCACCTCTTTCGGGCTAGTCATGAACGATCAAGAAATTTACTACAAATACGAACTAGTAAATAAATCCTTGCTTACTACTTTAGTGCTAACGCCTAATGGTAATGCGATGCGTATGATTTGGATAGACAAGAGAGAGGGTTGGGTTAATTACCATTCCGCGGATGCAGATCATTGTGACACTTACAAATTATGTGGTGCATATGGCACTTGCACAATGTTTAGCGATCCTGTGTGTCGTTGTTTGGATAAATTCGTTCCTAAACATCCGGATGATTGGAACAGGGCTGACTGGTCAAGTGGTTGTGTCCGAAATCATCCATTGAATTGTTCAGAAGATGGATTTATAAAGTATACTGGTGTCAAATTGCCAGATACTCGGTACTCTTGGTTTAACGAGACTATGACACTCGATGAATGCAAGTTAGTTTGCTTGAGAAATTGTTCGTGTATGGGATATACTAGTCTGGACATCAGAAACGGAGGAAGTGGATGCTTGCTATGGATTGGGGAGCTCGTTGACCTCAGACAGCTATCGGAATCAGGACAGGATATCTATATTAGGATGGCTGCTTCCGAGATAA GTCCTATCGATGGATCAAGTCGAAAGACAAGTATTATACTTGCAATTGCTTTGCCATTATCAATTGCAGCGGTTCTTCTAGTGATTGGAGTCTGCCTGATTCTTCGTAGACAGAAAAAGAGGGCGGAAACAATGCTCATAGAAAAAA GGAAATTGGACGACAGCaataacaaagataaaaacaatCAAATTCGCCATGAAGCTTTGGAGCTACCACTCTTTGATTTGTCCACAATAATGGAGGCTACCGATAACTTTTCACTTGAGAACAAGATTGGAGCAGGCGGCTTTGGGAAAGTTTTCAAG GGAGTGCTAGAAGGAGGACAGGAAGTAGCTGTCAAGCGGCTCTCTGAAACGTCCAGACAAGGAAACGATGAGTTCAAGAATGAAGTCAGCTGCATCGCGGAACTTCAGCATCGAAATCTTGTGAAGCTTCTTGGATGCTGCAtcgaagaagaagagaagatatTGGTGTACGAATACATGCCCAACAAAAGCCTGGATTTATTTATCTTTG ATCAAAGAAGGAGCACATTACTTGATTGGCCTAAGCGTTTCAACATCATCAACGGGATTGCTCGAGGACTTATGTACCTTCATCAAGATTCTAGGCTAAGAATCATCCACAGAGACCTTAAAGCTAGTAATGTCTTGCTTGATTTTGAAATGAACCCGAAGATATCAGATTTCGGGATGGCCAGAAGTTTTGGAGGGAACGAGACGGGAGACAATACAAATCGAGTGGTTGGAACATA TGGTTACATGTCCCCGGAGTATGCAGTCGATGGGATTTTCTCAGTAAAATCAGACGTCTTTAGCTTTGGCGTATTGATACTAGAAATTGTAAGCGGAAAGAAGAACAGAAGATTCATTCATCCAGACCACAATCTCAATCTCATTGGACAT GCATGGATGCTACATAGAGAAGGAAGATCATCGGAAATAGTCGATCCTAACCTGGTTGAATCATGTCATACGTCTGAATTGCAACGATCGATACACGTGGGATTATTATGTGTTCAACGAAGTCCAGAGGACAGGCCAAACATGTCTTCTGTAGTTTTGATGTTGACAAATGAAGGCATTTTGCCACAACCAAAAGCACCAGGTTTTTTCACAGAAAGGAACATAGATGATGCCACTGGATATTCTTGGAGTGACCAAACACCTTGTTCTGTCAACGATGTAACCATCACTTTGTTGGACGCTCGATAG